A window from Micromonospora terminaliae encodes these proteins:
- a CDS encoding lactate utilization protein B, which yields MPATAPPGVGHLRGDEPFPAAARRALGDAQLRRNLRHATTTIRGKSGAVIDEVPDWPELRAAARAIKTDTMARLPELLVQLEAAVTEAGGTVHWAADAVEANRIVTELVRVAGADRVMKVKSMATQEIGLNEALEAAGIEPVETDLAELIVQLGRDRPSHILVPAIHRNRAEIREIFLRAMPGVDPGLTDEPAALAAAARRHLRETFLSTRVAVSGANFAVAETGTLAVVESEGNGRMCLTLPETLITVMGIEKVLPTWRDLEVFLQLLPRASTGERMNPYTSMWTGVTPGDGPQAFHLVLLDNGRSAVLADEVGRQALHCIRCSACLNVCPVYERTGGHAYGSVYPGPIGAVLSPQLTGVADNASLPYASSLCGACYDACPVMIDIPSILVHLRAEAPHPRAEAAAMAAAAYTMDHPALYAAAQRAARLSRLAGPRGRGLPPPLSGWTAGRDLPEPPPQTFRQWWAER from the coding sequence ATGCCGGCGACCGCCCCGCCCGGCGTCGGTCACCTGCGCGGCGACGAGCCGTTCCCGGCCGCGGCCCGCCGGGCGCTGGGTGACGCGCAGCTCCGCCGGAATCTGCGGCACGCCACCACGACGATCCGCGGCAAGTCGGGGGCGGTGATCGACGAGGTGCCGGACTGGCCCGAGCTGCGCGCCGCCGCCCGGGCGATCAAGACCGACACCATGGCCCGCCTGCCCGAGCTGCTGGTGCAGCTGGAAGCGGCGGTCACGGAGGCCGGCGGCACGGTGCACTGGGCCGCCGACGCCGTCGAGGCCAACCGGATCGTCACCGAGCTGGTCCGCGTGGCGGGTGCCGACCGGGTCATGAAGGTCAAGTCGATGGCCACGCAGGAGATCGGCCTCAACGAGGCGCTGGAGGCGGCCGGGATCGAGCCGGTCGAGACCGACCTGGCCGAGCTGATCGTCCAGCTCGGACGTGACCGGCCCAGCCACATCCTGGTGCCGGCGATCCACCGCAACCGGGCCGAGATCCGCGAGATCTTCCTGCGGGCGATGCCGGGCGTCGACCCGGGGCTCACCGACGAACCGGCCGCCCTCGCCGCCGCCGCGCGGCGGCACCTCCGGGAGACGTTCCTGAGTACGCGGGTGGCCGTGTCCGGCGCGAACTTCGCCGTGGCCGAGACCGGCACGCTCGCGGTCGTCGAGTCCGAGGGCAACGGGCGGATGTGCCTGACCCTGCCGGAGACGCTGATCACCGTCATGGGCATCGAGAAGGTGCTCCCCACCTGGCGGGACCTGGAGGTGTTCCTCCAACTCCTGCCGCGGGCGTCGACGGGGGAGCGGATGAACCCCTACACCTCGATGTGGACCGGCGTCACGCCCGGCGACGGCCCGCAGGCGTTCCACCTGGTGCTGCTGGACAACGGGCGCAGCGCGGTGCTCGCCGACGAGGTGGGCCGGCAGGCGCTGCACTGCATCCGCTGCTCGGCCTGCCTGAACGTCTGCCCGGTGTACGAGCGCACGGGCGGGCACGCGTACGGCTCGGTCTATCCGGGGCCGATCGGGGCGGTGCTCTCGCCGCAGCTCACCGGTGTCGCCGACAACGCCTCGCTGCCGTACGCCTCGTCGCTCTGCGGCGCCTGCTACGACGCCTGTCCCGTCATGATCGACATCCCGTCGATCCTGGTGCACCTGCGCGCCGAGGCCCCGCACCCGCGCGCGGAGGCGGCGGCGATGGCCGCGGCCGCGTACACCATGGACCACCCGGCGCTGTACGCGGCCGCGCAGCGTGCGGCGCGGCTCAGCCGGCTCGCCGGCCCGCGCGGTCGCGGCCTGCCACCGCCGCTGTCCGGCTGGACCGCCGGCCGGGACCTGCCGGAGCCGCCGCCGCAGACGTTCCGGCAGTGGTGGGCGGAGCGGTGA
- a CDS encoding nucleoside deaminase, protein MTTDPQDIIHLRRCVALATEALAAGDDPFGSLLVGPDGDVLAEARNREMSSADPTAHPELALAQWAAGHLPPAVRAAATVYTSGEHCPMCAAAHAWVGLGRIVYAASSSQLAAWRAGWGLPAGPVAVLPVTAVAPALAVAGPVAPLDEEMRLLHERAANRRAAG, encoded by the coding sequence GTGACAACCGACCCACAGGACATCATTCACCTGCGGCGCTGCGTGGCGCTCGCCACGGAGGCCCTGGCCGCCGGCGACGACCCGTTCGGGTCCCTCCTGGTCGGTCCGGACGGAGACGTGCTGGCAGAGGCGCGGAACCGGGAAATGTCCTCGGCGGACCCCACGGCGCATCCCGAGCTCGCCCTGGCGCAGTGGGCGGCCGGACACCTGCCACCAGCGGTGCGGGCCGCCGCGACCGTCTACACCTCGGGCGAGCACTGCCCCATGTGCGCGGCCGCCCATGCCTGGGTGGGGCTCGGCCGCATCGTCTACGCCGCATCGAGTTCGCAGCTCGCCGCCTGGCGCGCGGGCTGGGGACTGCCGGCCGGGCCCGTGGCCGTCCTTCCCGTCACCGCCGTCGCGCCGGCCCTCGCGGTTGCCGGCCCGGTCGCGCCACTCGACGAGGAGATGCGGCTCCTGCACGAACGCGCCGCGAACCGGCGAGCCGCAGGGTAG
- a CDS encoding (Fe-S)-binding protein, with protein sequence MRIALFVTCLADTLFPAAATATVRLLERLGHEVVFPEDQTCCGQMHVNIGYPDEALRLVRRHVRVFAPYDVVVAPSGSCVGSVRHQHATVARRAGDERLASRAEEVAARTYELSELLVDVLGVTDVGAYYPHRVTYHPTCHSLRVLRVGDRPLRLLREVRGLDLVELPQAEQCCGFGGTFALKNADTSMAMLADKMRNVLATRADVCTAGDASCLMHIGGGLSRLRTGVRTVHLAEILASTEAGARGVGRDVAGVAR encoded by the coding sequence ATGCGGATCGCCCTGTTCGTTACCTGCCTCGCCGACACCCTCTTCCCGGCGGCCGCCACGGCGACGGTACGGCTGCTGGAGCGACTGGGTCACGAGGTGGTCTTCCCGGAGGATCAGACGTGCTGCGGGCAGATGCACGTCAACATTGGTTACCCGGACGAGGCGCTGCGGCTGGTCCGCCGGCACGTCCGCGTGTTCGCCCCGTACGACGTGGTGGTGGCGCCGTCCGGCTCCTGTGTGGGGTCGGTGCGGCACCAGCACGCGACGGTGGCGCGCCGGGCCGGTGACGAGCGGCTGGCGAGCCGGGCGGAGGAGGTGGCCGCGCGGACGTACGAGCTGTCGGAACTGCTGGTCGACGTGCTCGGGGTGACCGATGTCGGGGCGTACTACCCGCACCGGGTGACCTACCATCCGACCTGTCACTCGCTGCGGGTGCTCCGGGTCGGGGACCGGCCGCTGCGGCTGCTGCGCGAGGTGCGTGGTCTGGACCTGGTGGAGCTGCCGCAGGCGGAGCAGTGCTGCGGCTTCGGCGGCACGTTCGCGCTGAAGAACGCGGACACCTCGATGGCGATGCTGGCGGACAAGATGCGCAACGTGCTCGCCACGAGGGCTGACGTGTGCACCGCCGGGGACGCCTCCTGCCTCATGCACATCGGCGGCGGGCTGTCCCGCCTGCGTACCGGGGTACGGACGGTGCACCTCGCGGAGATCCTGGCCAGCACCGAGGCCGGTGCCCGTGGCGTGGGCCGGGACGTCGCGGGGGTGGCCCGGTGA